Proteins encoded by one window of Salvia splendens isolate huo1 chromosome 14, SspV2, whole genome shotgun sequence:
- the LOC121764123 gene encoding proline-rich protein 36-like has protein sequence MQIEQIPTSSSFSSARTDSDNQEASSQAQIENPSPSSSPPPQTSAAQPPEVDEEAIRHLDRILQSMPSDTNIPTVYATIKARLGISMSRDRATTSTPQNPPKNPPKNPPSSSQTPTLRHTPTPTPGFPLVQYSGDDSDEEEAQPAATPVAETEAVPAQPHAEGTTTPNTPTPPSGGSSNSRTLLGPTQPIEVVNIDDDSTEDLLPPPNEILQQKMAEWNFITHAED, from the coding sequence ATGCAGATCGAACAAATCCCAACTTCATCCTCGTTTTCCAGTGCCCGTACCGATAGTGATAACCAAGAAGCCTCCTCCCAAGCCCAAATAGAAAATCCTAGCCCATCCTCCTCACCTCCACCACAAACAAGCGCCGCTCAGCCTCCCGAGGTGGACGAAGAAGCTATCAGGCACCTAGATAGGATCCTTCAGAGCATGCCCTCCGATACGAATATTCCGACCGTTTACGCCACCATTAAAGCCCGACTGGGAATTTCCATGTCAAGGGACCGAGCCACAACTTCCACACCCCAAAATCCTCCCAAAAACCCTCCCAAAAACCCTCCATCCTCTTCCCAAACACCGACCCTCCGTCACACCCCTACGCCTACACCCGGGTTTCCACTAGTACAGTATAGTGGAGACGATTCTGATGAAGAAGAGGCGCAGCCGGCCGCCACTCCAGTCGCCGAAACAGAGGCCGTGCCGGCACAACCGCATGCAGAGGGTACGACTACTCCCAACACTCCGACACCACCAAGTGGCGGAAGCTCCAACTCCCGTACTCTCCTAGGACCGACACAACCGATCGAGGTTGTAAATATTGACGACGATTCTACGGAGGATCTTCTGCCTCCTCCCAACGAAATACTTCAACAAAAGATGGCAGAATGGAACTTCATTACACATGCAGAAGATTAA
- the LOC121764122 gene encoding mucin-7-like: MLIEQIPTSSSSSSARTDSDNQEASSQAQIENPGPSSSPPPQTSAAQPPEVDEEAIRNLDRILQSMPSDTDIPTVYATIKARLGISMSRDRATTSTPQNPPKNPPKNPPSSSQTPALRHTPTPTPGFPLVQYSGDDSDEEEAQPAATPVAETEAVPAQPHAEGTTTPKTPTPPSGGSSNSRTLLGPTQPIEVVNIDDDSTEDLLPPPNEILQQKMAEWNFITHAED; the protein is encoded by the coding sequence ATGCTGATCGAACAAATCCCAACTTCATCCTCGTCTTCCAGTGCCCGTACCGATAGTGATAACCAAGAAGCCTCCTCCCAAGCCCAAATAGAAAATCCTGGCCCATCCTCCTCGCCTCCACCACAAACAAGCGCCGCTCAGCCTCCCGAGGTGGACGAAGAAGCTATCAGGAACCTAGATAGGATCCTTCAGAGCATGCCCTCCGATACGGATATTCCGACCGTTTACGCCACCATTAAAGCCCGACTGGGGATTTCCATGTCAAGGGACCGAGCCACAACTTCCACACCCCAAAATCCTCCCAAAAACCCTCCCAAAAACCCTCCATCCTCTTCCCAAACACCGGCCCTCCGTCACACCCCTACGCCTACACCCGGGTTTCCACTAGTACAGTATAGTGGAGACGATTCTGATGAAGAAGAGGCGCAGCCGGCCGCCACTCCAGTCGCCGAAACAGAGGCCGTGCCGGCACAACCGCATGCAGAGGGTACGACTACTCCCAAAACTCCGACACCACCAAGTGGCGGAAGCTCCAACTCCCGTACTCTCCTAGGACCGACACAACCGATCGAGGTTGTAAATATTGACGACGATTCTACGGAGGATCTTCTGCCTCCTCCCAATGAAATACTTCAACAAAAGATGGCAGAATGGAACTTCATTACACATGCAGAAGATTAA